A genomic stretch from Lathyrus oleraceus cultivar Zhongwan6 chromosome 2, CAAS_Psat_ZW6_1.0, whole genome shotgun sequence includes:
- the LOC127121238 gene encoding serine/threonine-protein phosphatase 7 long form homolog has translation MFVVSFLKVQYNNFLYCLFLKDPKKFRQRSHPMPYPDPWCVPYIERAGFGHVMHVVNATIDAKFILALCERWRPETHTFHLPTGECTVTLEDVYMLLGLRIDGKPVTGNVQQPNQICVEMLGVDLVEGEGSAKARGQGIKLSSLQLYHDSITLTEESSEQEKVIKTRVYIMLLFGNLLFPEGTGNSINFMYLSLLGDIDRISTYSWGSAVLAFLYSSLCKNAQNEHCTFSGCSFLLQTWGWWRLPRLAPENPNDYSFPYATRFITTGLDYSLTPKNKIIFYRQLLDRLRAQDFIWRPYLGLEHQPNPEDAAVWTAKTAIMRFTTVEMHQSDRVKLQFGMHQDIPGPPMSMEPWHLKKVSHQWYAQNWKEFAKEFRKMWKDRAHYVLQFPVAPNEMKPTREYVEWYRANTNPEMIVSDPFYLDDPRMQQPYFQQQQPPQYSQQQQPPPYYQQQPPQPFYQQQPPPPYYQQQPPPPYYQQQQPQHMSTPQPNQQYIPQTQSQYHEDYQQQTQHSHHHQQSQHLPQYQSPYFHQSQQFQHGNFPSSSSPPPSPDTGIQEDYQQDYYTPQQTLHFGQPDSTLNYQRPQFEGAPSSSQFVPPRQSFEGAEGTRLSYSTEGTSTEPQRQAARGRVRARGGNREAPPPREPSRRVTRPPPCGSYKGPHHM, from the exons atgtttgtagttagttttttaaaagtccaatataataattttttatattgtttgtttttaaaggatcccaagaaatttcgtcaacgttcacacccaatgccttatccagacccatggtgcgtaccttacatagagcgtgcgggtttcggtcatgtaatgcatgtcgtaaatgccaccattgatgccaaattcattttggctctgtgtgaacgttggagacctgagacacacacctttcacctaccaactggtgaatgtaccgtcacattagaggacgtgtacatgcttttaggtcttagaatagatggtaagcctgtcaccggaaatgttcaacagcctaaccaaatatgtgttgaaatgttgggggtagatctggtcgagggtgaggggtctgccaaagcaaggggtcagggtattaaattatctagcctacaattgtaccacgactccataactttgactgaggaatcctccgaacaagaaaaagtcataaaaacccgggtttacattatgctattgtttgggaacttgctatttcccgaagggacgggaaatagcataaattttatgtacttgagtttgctcggggacattgatagaataagcacatatagttggggttctgcagtattagcattcctatatagctctttgtgtaaaaatgcacaaaatgagcactgtacattttctggatgttCTTTTTTGCTtcaaacatgggggtggtggagattgccgaggctagccccagaaaatcctaatgactactccttcccctacgcaactag gttcattacaaccggactggattacagtcttacccccaaaaataaaattatattttatcgtcaactgttggatcgtctccgagcacaggat tttatttggaggccatatttgggattggaacatcaaccaaaccccgaagatgcagctgtttggacagcaaaaacggccataatgcggttcaccactgtggagatgcaccaaagtgaccgtgtcaagcttcaattcggaatgcatcaagacatcccaggccccccaatgtccatggaaccttggcatctaaaaaaagtcagccaccagtggtatgcccaaaattggaaggaatttgctaaggagtttcgaaaaatgtggaaagaccgtgcccactatgttctacaatttccggtggcgcccaacgaaatgaagccgacaagggaatatgtggaatggtatagagcaaataccaatccagaaatgattgtgtctgacccgttctatttggacgatccccggatgcaacaaccatatttccaacaacaacaaccaccacagtattcccaacaacaacaaccaccaccttattaccaacaacaaccaccacaaccattttaccaacaacaaccaccaccaccttattaccaacaacaaccaccaccaccatattaccaacaacaacaaccacaacacatgtccaccccccaaccaaatcaacaatacataccacaaactcaatcccaataccatgaagactaccaacaacaaactcaacattcccaccaccatcaacagtcccaacacctaccacaatatcaatccccctacttccaccaatcccaacaaTTCCAACACGGCAATTTCCcaagctcttccagtcctccacctagccccgacacgggtatacaagaggactaccaacaggactactacacaccacaacaaacattgcactttggccaacccgattcaaccctaaactaccaaagaccacaattcgagggcgcacccagcagtagtcagtttgtcccaccgagacaaagcttcgagggcgcagaggggacccgtctttcctacagcactgaagggacttcgaccgAACCACAACGGCAAGCGGCAAGGGGGCGCGTTAGggcaaggggtggtaatagggaagcaccaccaccacgtgaaccgtctaggcgagtaactagacctcccccgtgcggatcgtacaagggaccgcatcatatgtga